Proteins encoded within one genomic window of Saccharopolyspora pogona:
- a CDS encoding sugar phosphate isomerase/epimerase family protein, translating into MSKPLGVAHLSALDLAPPDLVRHAADAGFASVGVRVFPATPGEQRYPMTPGSPMSRQTLRAMAETGVTVLDVEAFTLDGARGREQWLPALEAGAALGATVLNVIGGDADQHRLRESLAELVADGRDHGIQPSLEPIAYQSINTVAAACALSRETGCGIMLDVLHFVRAGGRVEDLQDVPADALRVIQLCDGPETPPPLPVPERMPLGQTVSADRLPLESRSRRQSPGEGSFPLRTILETFPATPVSIEVPDVAGCAEFGHAQHFEQLHRAYVSRFDHNDSAMKGIS; encoded by the coding sequence ATGAGTAAGCCACTGGGCGTGGCACACCTGTCAGCCCTCGACCTAGCCCCACCAGACCTGGTCCGGCACGCGGCCGACGCCGGCTTCGCCTCCGTCGGCGTCCGGGTCTTTCCCGCCACCCCAGGAGAGCAGCGTTACCCTATGACCCCCGGGTCCCCGATGTCCCGGCAGACACTGCGCGCGATGGCCGAGACAGGCGTGACCGTGCTGGACGTCGAGGCGTTCACCCTCGACGGAGCCCGGGGACGCGAGCAGTGGCTGCCCGCCCTCGAGGCAGGTGCGGCACTGGGCGCCACAGTGCTCAACGTGATCGGAGGCGACGCCGACCAACACCGCTTGAGGGAGTCGCTCGCCGAACTCGTCGCCGACGGCCGCGACCACGGCATCCAGCCCAGCCTCGAACCCATCGCGTACCAGTCGATCAACACGGTCGCGGCCGCCTGTGCGCTCTCACGCGAGACCGGCTGCGGCATCATGCTCGACGTACTGCACTTCGTCCGCGCAGGCGGCCGAGTTGAAGACCTCCAGGACGTGCCGGCCGATGCGCTCCGCGTCATCCAGCTCTGCGACGGCCCCGAAACGCCTCCCCCACTGCCTGTTCCGGAGCGAATGCCGTTGGGACAGACAGTCAGCGCCGACCGACTTCCACTCGAATCACGCTCACGACGACAGAGCCCCGGCGAAGGCAGCTTCCCGCTCCGGACCATCCTCGAGACCTTCCCGGCAACACCGGTCAGCATCGAGGTGCCTGATGTTGCCGGTTGTGCTGAGTTCGGACACGCCCAGCACTTCGAACAGCTCCACCGGGCATATGTGTCCCGCTTCGACCACAACGACAGTGCGATGAAGGGAATCTCGTGA
- a CDS encoding SDR family NAD(P)-dependent oxidoreductase, producing MASPETFWPGRFDGQVLLVTGAAGGLGSNTAERLMREGATVICTDVVAGGRGDGSAPEHSLALDVTKRDDWDRMTAEVLHQHGHIDGALFAHGIQGPETTVADMPVAGWSRVLDINLDGCLHGLAALLPKLQDQGYGRIAILSSIAAREGNPHQAAYSASKAGLVALVKTAAKEVAQDGVTVNCIAPSMMKTRLLDDLSAERNAALLAKVPMGRVGLPEEFSALAAWLLSPEASYMTGQTLDLSGGRNTA from the coding sequence ATGGCGAGCCCCGAGACGTTCTGGCCCGGCAGGTTCGACGGCCAGGTCCTCCTTGTGACAGGGGCCGCGGGGGGTCTCGGATCGAACACAGCCGAGCGTCTGATGCGCGAGGGCGCGACGGTGATCTGCACCGACGTCGTTGCCGGTGGGCGCGGCGACGGGTCCGCCCCCGAGCACAGCCTCGCCCTCGATGTCACCAAGCGTGACGACTGGGATCGCATGACAGCCGAGGTGCTGCACCAGCACGGCCACATCGACGGGGCGCTCTTCGCCCATGGCATCCAGGGCCCCGAGACGACCGTCGCCGACATGCCGGTCGCGGGCTGGTCGCGGGTGCTCGACATCAACCTCGACGGATGCCTGCACGGACTTGCCGCGTTGCTTCCCAAGCTGCAAGACCAGGGCTACGGACGGATCGCCATCCTCTCCTCGATCGCGGCCCGCGAGGGCAATCCGCACCAGGCTGCCTATTCCGCGTCGAAGGCCGGACTGGTCGCCCTGGTCAAGACCGCCGCGAAGGAAGTCGCGCAAGATGGAGTCACGGTCAACTGCATCGCCCCGTCGATGATGAAGACCCGACTGCTCGACGACCTCAGCGCCGAGCGCAACGCGGCTCTGCTCGCAAAAGTGCCGATGGGCCGGGTCGGGCTCCCCGAGGAGTTCTCCGCCCTCGCGGCCTGGCTACTCTCCCCGGAGGCCAGCTACATGACCGGCCAAACCCTCGACCTCAGCGGTGGCCGCAACACCGCCTGA
- a CDS encoding LacI family DNA-binding transcriptional regulator, translating to MVTSNDVARHVGLSQTTVSRALRGDASVTPKTRDRVLAAARELGYVPHSAARTLVTRRSRAVGVVVADLSSPIYPVIVESLQGRLDECGYRMILIRDPDEPGFENATDVLTSATVDGMLFVSARDNSAAVRLATERGVPVVLLSRDDSSVTTDVVLSDDRAAGELVVAHLVEWGHERIGVLSTPRDRSNGRDREDGVREALRRRGMQVREEWIKRTSFGHADAVRAACEILREPEAPTALFCVADSFAFAVLDAAHQLGLRVPEDLSVVGFDDSEPSRWSFVRLTTVHQPIREMSCEAVDRLVSRIETSGTHQPTTRVFPVTLRERATVARPAR from the coding sequence ATGGTGACGAGCAACGACGTGGCGCGGCACGTCGGATTGTCACAGACCACGGTTTCGCGTGCTCTGCGTGGCGACGCCTCGGTCACTCCGAAGACCCGTGACCGAGTGCTCGCGGCGGCTCGCGAGCTGGGTTACGTTCCGCACTCGGCCGCGCGCACACTCGTGACCCGACGTTCCCGTGCTGTCGGTGTGGTCGTGGCTGACCTGTCGAGCCCGATCTACCCGGTCATCGTGGAGAGCCTGCAAGGTCGTCTGGACGAGTGCGGCTACCGGATGATCCTTATCCGGGACCCCGATGAGCCTGGATTCGAGAACGCTACGGATGTTCTCACCAGCGCAACCGTGGACGGCATGCTTTTCGTTTCTGCTCGTGACAATTCCGCGGCGGTGCGCCTCGCGACGGAGCGCGGCGTGCCGGTCGTCCTGCTCAGCCGCGACGACTCAAGTGTGACCACGGACGTCGTCCTTTCCGACGACCGTGCCGCGGGTGAGCTCGTTGTCGCCCACCTCGTCGAATGGGGCCACGAGCGGATCGGGGTGCTGTCCACGCCTCGAGACCGTTCCAACGGTCGCGACCGTGAGGACGGGGTGCGGGAGGCCCTACGCCGACGAGGGATGCAAGTACGAGAGGAATGGATCAAGCGGACGTCGTTTGGTCACGCCGACGCCGTTCGTGCGGCCTGCGAGATTCTCCGGGAGCCCGAGGCTCCGACTGCCCTGTTCTGCGTCGCGGACTCCTTCGCCTTCGCGGTGCTGGACGCCGCGCACCAGCTTGGTCTCCGCGTTCCCGAGGATCTCTCTGTCGTTGGTTTCGACGACTCCGAACCGTCGCGTTGGTCATTCGTGCGGCTGACCACGGTTCATCAGCCGATTCGGGAGATGTCGTGCGAGGCTGTGGATCGGTTGGTGAGCCGGATCGAGACCTCCGGTACCCACCAACCGACCACTCGCGTGTTCCCGGTCACGCTCCGGGAAAGAGCGACGGTAGCCCGTCCAGCACGCTGA
- a CDS encoding alpha/beta fold hydrolase: MERHDDKASGGPGIVDVQNGFMDSLVPALLLVHSPLVGPLTWELTAAQLRHEGQHVVVPSLTAVVDDHPPYYRKFAEAAARALDLYGAHGPVVLVGHSGAGALLPAIAEVVGDDARGAVFVDALLPHPGSSWFDTAPTQLREQLAGPTRAGRLPPWNKWFPSDVFDTLVPDAGLRERFIAELPTVPVAYFEEPAPNAPGWSATRCAYVCLSEAYTGAAEEAERRGWWVHRENADHLALITQPARIAGVIARAVAAVADV; this comes from the coding sequence TTGGAACGCCACGACGATAAAGCCAGCGGTGGCCCTGGAATCGTCGATGTGCAGAATGGGTTCATGGATTCGCTCGTGCCTGCGCTCTTGCTTGTCCATAGTCCGCTTGTAGGTCCGTTGACCTGGGAGTTGACGGCGGCGCAGCTGCGGCACGAGGGCCAGCACGTCGTCGTGCCATCGCTGACGGCGGTCGTCGACGACCATCCGCCGTACTATCGGAAGTTCGCTGAAGCCGCCGCCCGAGCTCTCGACCTATACGGAGCTCATGGCCCCGTGGTGTTGGTCGGTCATAGCGGCGCTGGTGCACTGCTGCCCGCCATCGCTGAAGTAGTCGGAGACGACGCGCGCGGAGCTGTCTTCGTGGACGCGTTGCTTCCGCATCCGGGTAGCAGTTGGTTCGACACCGCCCCTACTCAACTGCGCGAGCAGTTGGCCGGTCCGACTCGTGCTGGACGGCTTCCCCCATGGAATAAGTGGTTTCCATCCGATGTGTTTGACACGTTGGTGCCCGATGCAGGTCTGCGAGAACGGTTCATCGCCGAGCTTCCGACAGTGCCAGTGGCCTATTTTGAGGAACCAGCACCGAATGCGCCCGGTTGGTCCGCCACCCGCTGTGCCTACGTGTGCCTGAGTGAGGCGTACACCGGAGCGGCGGAGGAGGCCGAACGTCGAGGCTGGTGGGTGCATCGCGAGAACGCAGACCACTTGGCGCTGATCACTCAGCCTGCCCGCATTGCCGGCGTGATCGCTCGGGCCGTCGCCGCTGTCGCTGACGTGTGA
- a CDS encoding extracellular solute-binding protein → MKSSKLITLLGVLSVGVAALTGCAPGGGTSSVSDGPLVVYTPQGDGERGTYITEHAKSELGIDVKLVTGGGGALQTRLVSEKNNPQADVVLGLGEAQLHQVAAEGVLEPYAPAWANQIPANFRGNSHEFSLLTQTPIVLAYNTAQMGATEAPMSWEDLAKPQYKNKFVLPGLTGQTGQAVVVGLLWRYADHKTGEVSPQGWDLVSKVLSNALPLPEGKKFDWGMVSSGQTPIVVNWLGGVQTGAADNKLTMQVVNTPGGTPFVSTGIGTVKDTKRQLEAQKFIDWFGSANFQVGFVKTTNNDTPLNSDAVRQLPEAAALAQVGKQDIDWSVVARKLPAWLEKIQLELQG, encoded by the coding sequence ATGAAAAGTTCGAAGCTCATCACCTTGCTCGGAGTTCTTAGCGTGGGAGTCGCGGCGCTGACCGGATGTGCCCCCGGCGGCGGGACAAGCTCGGTCTCCGACGGCCCGCTGGTGGTGTACACGCCGCAGGGCGATGGTGAACGAGGCACATACATCACCGAGCACGCCAAGAGTGAGCTCGGAATTGATGTCAAGCTGGTGACCGGCGGTGGCGGCGCATTACAGACCCGTCTGGTGTCGGAGAAGAACAACCCGCAGGCCGACGTCGTGCTGGGTTTGGGTGAGGCGCAACTGCACCAGGTGGCCGCCGAGGGGGTGCTGGAACCATACGCGCCTGCGTGGGCGAATCAAATCCCGGCAAACTTCCGCGGCAACAGCCACGAATTTTCGCTGCTCACACAGACGCCGATCGTGCTCGCCTACAACACCGCGCAGATGGGTGCCACCGAGGCACCGATGAGCTGGGAGGACCTGGCCAAACCGCAGTACAAAAACAAGTTCGTCCTCCCGGGGCTGACCGGGCAGACCGGTCAGGCTGTCGTGGTGGGCTTGTTGTGGCGCTACGCCGACCACAAGACGGGCGAGGTCTCGCCGCAGGGGTGGGATCTTGTGTCGAAGGTGCTCAGCAACGCGTTGCCGTTGCCGGAGGGCAAGAAATTCGACTGGGGCATGGTTTCCAGTGGCCAGACACCGATCGTGGTGAACTGGCTAGGCGGTGTGCAGACCGGTGCCGCCGACAACAAGCTGACCATGCAAGTGGTCAACACACCGGGCGGCACGCCGTTTGTGTCGACCGGCATCGGGACGGTCAAAGACACCAAGCGGCAGCTCGAAGCCCAGAAGTTCATCGACTGGTTCGGTTCAGCGAATTTCCAGGTGGGCTTCGTCAAGACGACCAACAACGACACCCCGTTGAACTCCGACGCGGTCCGGCAGTTGCCGGAGGCGGCGGCGCTCGCCCAGGTGGGCAAGCAGGACATCGATTGGTCCGTGGTGGCCCGGAAGTTGCCAGCGTGGCTGGAGAAAATCCAGCTGGAACTCCAGGGGTGA
- a CDS encoding ABC transporter ATP-binding protein yields MISIEGLTIRYGTHEVIRDVDLTVKPGEFLTLLGPSGCGKSTLLRAVAGFVAASQGRIVINGRDVTRLDPEHRGIGFVFQNYALFPHMTVWKNVAFGLRSRGVNKSETAERVEEALAMTGLSAHASSRPAELSGGQQQRTAIARVLVTRPSVLLMDEPLSNLDATLRVRLRAEIQRLHEDLNITTMYVTHDQQEALALSDRVGVLCEGRIDQLDRPRDLYHNPANSYVCQFVGSANVLDTDTAFRFGLRRPDAGDRQVHVRPECIRLTEHPVTEHASPGVVTDVTFLGLLTEYVVDVGGARITSLVGSHADGRWRPGETVSCGFDGSNAMWLSAGGAN; encoded by the coding sequence ATGATTTCGATCGAAGGGCTGACCATCCGCTATGGCACCCACGAGGTGATCCGCGACGTCGACCTGACGGTGAAGCCCGGGGAGTTCCTCACACTGTTGGGACCGTCTGGGTGCGGCAAGTCGACGCTGTTGCGCGCGGTCGCCGGGTTCGTGGCGGCGTCCCAGGGGCGCATCGTGATCAACGGGCGGGACGTGACGCGCCTCGATCCAGAACATCGCGGTATCGGGTTTGTGTTCCAGAACTACGCGCTGTTTCCGCACATGACGGTCTGGAAGAACGTGGCCTTCGGGTTGCGCAGCCGTGGGGTGAACAAGTCAGAGACCGCTGAGCGGGTCGAAGAAGCACTCGCGATGACCGGATTGTCGGCACATGCCTCCTCGCGGCCCGCGGAGTTGTCCGGCGGACAACAGCAGCGGACGGCCATCGCACGCGTACTGGTGACCCGTCCGTCCGTACTCCTGATGGACGAACCCCTGTCGAACCTCGACGCCACGCTACGGGTGCGATTACGGGCAGAGATACAGCGGCTGCACGAGGACTTGAACATCACCACGATGTACGTCACTCACGATCAGCAGGAGGCGCTCGCGCTGTCCGACAGGGTGGGGGTGCTGTGTGAGGGCCGGATCGATCAACTGGATCGACCTCGCGATCTGTACCACAACCCCGCGAACTCCTACGTGTGCCAATTCGTCGGTTCGGCGAATGTGCTGGACACGGACACCGCGTTTCGGTTCGGGCTGCGTCGGCCGGACGCTGGAGATCGACAGGTGCACGTGCGCCCGGAATGCATCCGGCTGACCGAGCACCCGGTCACCGAGCACGCGAGCCCGGGAGTCGTCACCGATGTCACGTTCCTCGGTCTGCTGACCGAGTACGTGGTCGACGTCGGCGGTGCCCGGATCACCTCGCTGGTCGGTTCGCATGCTGACGGGCGATGGCGGCCAGGAGAGACGGTCAGCTGCGGATTCGATGGCTCCAACGCGATGTGGTTGAGCGCAGGAGGGGCCAATTGA
- a CDS encoding ABC transporter permease → MISPWSTRCGGRVVLLAGLLLVAWFVVTFLYVPYYSILRELLFPKDGDVGSVVADLMSSARVQRALRDTLIVTVISVVTTNVVGVAQTFLLEAVDLAGRRVLLLAYAVPLVFGSVSAVTGYETVYGANGVLTKAIRSVVPAVPADWFSGMAAVIVVHTFTLTGFHFLFLRPAIRRVDFSMVEAARSLGMNPVRAILRVVVPVLRPTIGACTLLVLIMSLGSFAAPHILGGGGFTMVGPLISTLTGLGRSDMAALLGFALGAVTVAVMLWALRLERRAHPASMSKMPQPFQRVRLHNPFIRVTAHAIGYILAVVNLAPLLVTGMLSLLPAEVVRNGELVGPLTLENYIRVLTTGDVSQPLVTSLQLCLIAIPIALLIGMLVAHLAHRYRNRATDALQISLFLPHFLPGVLIALGLLLAFGDTSILVGGAVLVGGFWILPLAYVVLLLPLASRFLRAAYAGLDPAIDEAARSLGARRIRRFLLVTFPLLNPVLIQVAALSFNQTFDEYTVSVMVHNVNNQPFGVALGALVNNPDPGLAGVIPAYIVANTAITLVVVLLADRMAVRAARHGVTVSGGAAL, encoded by the coding sequence TTGATCTCGCCATGGAGTACGCGGTGCGGCGGGCGGGTGGTGCTGCTGGCAGGTCTGCTGCTCGTGGCCTGGTTCGTGGTGACGTTCCTGTACGTCCCGTACTACAGCATCCTTCGGGAATTGCTGTTCCCGAAGGACGGCGACGTCGGGTCGGTGGTGGCTGATCTGATGAGTTCTGCGCGGGTCCAGCGTGCATTGCGGGACACCCTGATCGTCACCGTGATCTCGGTGGTCACCACCAACGTCGTCGGGGTCGCGCAGACGTTTCTGCTGGAGGCAGTCGACCTCGCCGGCCGGCGGGTGCTGCTCCTCGCCTACGCCGTGCCACTCGTTTTCGGGTCCGTATCTGCGGTGACCGGTTACGAAACCGTGTACGGCGCGAATGGCGTCCTGACCAAAGCCATCCGGTCGGTCGTGCCGGCGGTGCCTGCTGACTGGTTCTCCGGTATGGCCGCAGTAATCGTGGTGCACACGTTCACCTTGACCGGTTTCCACTTCCTGTTCCTGCGGCCGGCGATCCGGCGGGTGGACTTCTCGATGGTCGAGGCGGCGCGGTCGCTGGGGATGAATCCGGTCCGGGCGATTCTCCGGGTCGTGGTGCCGGTGCTGCGGCCGACGATCGGCGCCTGCACACTGCTGGTGCTGATCATGTCGCTGGGATCGTTCGCCGCACCGCACATTCTCGGCGGAGGCGGCTTCACCATGGTCGGCCCGCTGATTTCGACACTGACGGGCCTGGGACGATCGGACATGGCAGCTCTGCTGGGCTTTGCGCTCGGCGCGGTCACTGTGGCTGTCATGCTGTGGGCCTTGCGCTTGGAGAGACGCGCCCATCCCGCCTCCATGAGCAAGATGCCGCAGCCGTTCCAACGGGTGCGGCTGCACAACCCCTTCATCCGAGTCACGGCGCACGCCATCGGGTACATCCTGGCGGTCGTCAATCTAGCTCCCTTGCTGGTCACCGGGATGCTGTCGTTGTTGCCAGCCGAGGTGGTCCGCAACGGCGAGCTTGTCGGCCCGCTGACGCTCGAGAACTACATCCGCGTGCTCACCACGGGCGACGTGAGCCAGCCGCTGGTGACGTCACTGCAGCTGTGCTTGATCGCCATCCCGATCGCCCTGCTCATCGGGATGCTCGTCGCCCACCTCGCACACCGGTACCGCAACCGTGCCACCGACGCGCTGCAGATATCCCTGTTCCTGCCGCATTTCCTGCCCGGTGTCTTGATTGCGCTCGGATTGCTGCTGGCATTCGGTGACACGTCAATCCTGGTCGGAGGAGCGGTGCTCGTCGGGGGCTTTTGGATCTTGCCGCTGGCCTACGTCGTCCTGCTGCTGCCGCTGGCGTCTCGGTTCCTTCGGGCGGCCTATGCCGGACTGGATCCGGCCATCGACGAGGCGGCGAGGTCTCTGGGAGCACGCCGGATCCGGCGGTTTCTGCTGGTCACATTTCCGCTGCTGAATCCGGTGCTGATCCAGGTCGCCGCGCTGAGCTTCAACCAGACCTTTGACGAGTACACGGTGTCGGTGATGGTGCACAACGTCAACAACCAACCGTTCGGAGTTGCATTGGGAGCCCTGGTCAACAACCCGGACCCGGGCTTGGCCGGCGTCATTCCGGCATACATCGTGGCCAACACCGCGATCACCCTCGTCGTCGTCCTGCTCGCCGACCGGATGGCGGTCCGGGCTGCGCGGCACGGTGTGACCGTGTCGGGGGGTGCTGCGCTCTGA
- a CDS encoding endonuclease/exonuclease/phosphatase family protein — MATWNTLSRDRMHRIGLAAAQLRAVDPDVILLQETAEGHARTLADELGLVLAALDHVDSAEVATAVLTRPEFQPHQPPQGLDGVAGRAMVATVDLCFDERRLRTTSAHLRNTPSAGRLGFDPDYRAAASEAAAVESIADDSIRTSVLARLHQLGQLENARRQHTIEGEVFGGDLNFVPCGIEYRRVQSWGLADAWTAAPRIGSGATILERNPLVIDSSAHREAAVRTYPGISADLDYTLDFQFHSPSLIAGAAWIFGEPLDGFSWGSDHLGIAVDYTWRS, encoded by the coding sequence GTGGCAACCTGGAACACCCTCTCGCGCGACCGAATGCACCGCATCGGTCTCGCCGCCGCACAGCTGCGCGCGGTCGACCCGGACGTAATCCTGCTCCAGGAAACCGCCGAAGGCCACGCCCGAACACTCGCCGACGAACTCGGTCTCGTGCTGGCCGCGCTCGACCACGTCGACTCGGCGGAGGTCGCAACAGCGGTCCTCACCCGGCCCGAATTTCAACCGCACCAGCCGCCGCAGGGACTTGATGGGGTCGCCGGCCGGGCGATGGTGGCCACGGTCGACCTGTGCTTCGATGAACGGCGCCTGCGTACGACCTCGGCCCATCTGCGCAACACGCCGTCGGCGGGGCGTTTGGGCTTCGACCCGGACTACCGCGCCGCGGCGTCCGAAGCCGCTGCTGTCGAGTCCATCGCCGACGACTCGATCCGGACCAGCGTCCTGGCACGCCTCCACCAACTCGGCCAACTCGAAAACGCCCGACGTCAGCATACGATCGAGGGCGAAGTGTTCGGCGGCGACCTCAACTTCGTACCCTGCGGCATTGAGTACCGCCGCGTGCAAAGCTGGGGTCTGGCCGACGCATGGACCGCTGCCCCCAGGATCGGCAGCGGAGCCACCATCCTGGAACGCAATCCGCTGGTGATCGACAGCAGTGCCCATCGCGAGGCCGCCGTCCGCACCTACCCCGGCATCAGCGCCGATCTGGACTACACCCTGGACTTCCAGTTCCACTCACCATCGCTGATCGCCGGTGCGGCGTGGATCTTCGGCGAACCGCTCGACGGATTCTCCTGGGGCAGTGATCATCTCGGTATCGCCGTCGACTACACCTGGCGCAGCTAA
- a CDS encoding LacI family DNA-binding transcriptional regulator, with protein MSILDVAAHAGVSKSAASRALLGQGDVTEQVRARVEAAATELGYVKDYRAHALKSTSTRTVGIFVRTVRLSFYGELIATIQHTIESNGFQLAVFAASSDTRTETHTIEQMMGLRPAGIIIASGRVPTHTITGAAKTLPVVLAGRTNRLPGIDTVADDGTGTAALAERVAHHGHREVAVLSIARSRSATLSARSQRIRKELTALGVNVLPVPFAADRDAADPEHLRRALETATAVMCPNDPTLITTWEQLDAFGHRVPDDISLTGYDGIGQLASPVLGLTTWRQPIADIGHAVAEQILDRIKNPDTSPRHIRLTGCLQRGRTLRRHDPALSDSRSGSPVIA; from the coding sequence GTGTCAATCCTCGATGTCGCCGCCCACGCCGGAGTATCGAAGTCTGCAGCAAGCCGCGCCCTGCTCGGGCAAGGCGACGTCACCGAGCAGGTCCGCGCTCGAGTCGAAGCGGCGGCCACCGAACTCGGTTACGTCAAGGACTACCGGGCGCACGCCCTCAAGTCCACCAGCACCCGGACCGTGGGCATCTTCGTCCGCACCGTCCGCCTGTCCTTCTACGGTGAACTCATCGCCACGATCCAGCACACGATCGAGTCCAACGGCTTTCAACTCGCCGTCTTCGCCGCCTCGTCCGATACCAGAACCGAAACGCACACTATCGAACAAATGATGGGCCTGCGACCTGCGGGCATCATCATCGCTTCCGGCCGCGTACCGACACACACCATTACCGGCGCCGCGAAAACCCTGCCGGTCGTGCTCGCCGGGCGGACCAACCGGCTACCTGGAATCGACACAGTCGCCGACGACGGAACCGGAACCGCCGCCCTGGCCGAACGCGTCGCTCACCACGGCCACCGTGAGGTTGCCGTCCTCAGCATCGCCCGCTCCCGATCCGCGACGCTCAGCGCGCGCTCCCAGCGCATCCGCAAAGAACTCACCGCCCTCGGTGTCAACGTCCTCCCGGTCCCCTTCGCCGCCGACCGCGACGCCGCCGACCCCGAACACCTGCGCCGGGCGCTCGAGACTGCTACGGCCGTCATGTGCCCGAACGACCCGACACTGATCACCACGTGGGAACAACTCGACGCCTTCGGTCACCGCGTCCCCGACGACATTTCCCTCACCGGTTACGACGGCATCGGCCAATTGGCTAGCCCGGTACTCGGCCTGACAACGTGGCGCCAGCCCATCGCAGACATCGGCCACGCCGTGGCCGAACAGATCCTTGACCGCATCAAAAACCCTGACACCAGCCCCCGGCACATCAGACTCACCGGATGCCTGCAACGCGGACGAACCCTACGACGCCATGATCCAGCGCTCAGCGACAGCCGGAGCGGGTCGCCGGTGATTGCCTGA
- a CDS encoding aldolase/citrate lyase family protein, which translates to MLAVPADSPRLLSSALRRPADAVMPDLEDAVAPEAKDQVRSEMVRFLTDPATADSTLHVRVNPGERSRCQDLSVLAPHTGGLAGVVVPQSSPDSAAAVRELLDVLVLALIETAAGVGEAYGIARQDHVVGVLFGFVDYTGELTSWGGLHVRELGWAKSRVINAAAVGGAWASQDREPFSLTSWGCGTRPRRSDPSASRASSAFTRNSSPW; encoded by the coding sequence TTGCTGGCGGTTCCAGCCGATAGTCCGCGGTTGTTGAGTTCCGCCTTGCGCAGGCCCGCAGACGCGGTGATGCCTGACCTGGAGGATGCCGTCGCGCCAGAAGCTAAGGATCAAGTGCGGTCGGAGATGGTGCGCTTCCTGACCGATCCGGCCACAGCGGATTCGACGTTGCACGTGCGCGTCAACCCCGGCGAGCGAAGCCGGTGCCAAGATCTGAGCGTGCTGGCTCCACACACCGGTGGGCTAGCCGGCGTGGTTGTCCCGCAGAGCAGCCCCGATTCGGCGGCCGCGGTGCGCGAGCTGCTTGACGTGCTGGTTCTCGCACTGATCGAGACCGCTGCTGGCGTCGGGGAGGCTTACGGGATCGCACGACAGGACCACGTCGTGGGCGTCCTGTTCGGGTTCGTCGACTACACGGGCGAACTCACCTCCTGGGGTGGATTGCACGTTCGCGAGCTCGGCTGGGCCAAGAGCCGTGTCATCAACGCTGCGGCGGTCGGAGGAGCGTGGGCGTCGCAGGACCGAGAACCGTTCTCGCTGACGAGCTGGGGCTGCGGGACGAGGCCGAGACGGAGCGATCCCTCGGCTTCGCGGGCAAGCTCTGCGTTCACCCGGAACAGCTCGCCGTGGTGA
- a CDS encoding PucR family transcriptional regulator ligand-binding domain-containing protein has translation MVSVADVLNTDVALHAVACPLPEAQVRWVATNEIPDPRPFLEGGELLLFTGLETMDWSPARWYRYAEHLREARVAALGIATGLTHADVPEGLRSACAALGVNLLAVPMETSFVSISQAVASLLEDSDRAAARDAVALQRRLAQAARRRNAADSIADELAGYVRGTVWVLSPDGRTISENLTRSDRTHRDQESGRRAATARFRRLGKLVVAGSLDRRATHRVA, from the coding sequence ATGGTGAGTGTTGCCGACGTCCTGAACACCGATGTCGCACTGCACGCGGTCGCCTGTCCGCTGCCAGAGGCGCAGGTGCGGTGGGTCGCGACCAACGAGATTCCCGATCCTCGGCCGTTCCTGGAGGGCGGTGAGCTTCTGCTGTTCACCGGTCTCGAAACAATGGACTGGTCGCCGGCGCGGTGGTACCGCTACGCCGAGCACCTCCGCGAGGCCCGTGTTGCGGCGCTCGGGATCGCTACAGGACTCACGCACGCCGATGTGCCCGAGGGGCTGCGGAGCGCCTGCGCCGCACTCGGGGTCAACCTGCTCGCCGTACCGATGGAGACCAGCTTCGTCTCGATCAGCCAGGCAGTCGCGAGCCTGCTCGAGGACTCCGACCGAGCGGCGGCGCGCGATGCGGTCGCCCTGCAACGGCGCCTCGCCCAAGCCGCGCGTCGCCGCAACGCGGCAGACTCAATCGCCGACGAATTGGCCGGATATGTTCGCGGCACGGTGTGGGTGCTGAGCCCCGACGGCAGGACCATCTCCGAAAACCTCACCAGATCCGACAGGACTCACCGAGATCAGGAATCAGGTCGTCGGGCTGCTACCGCACGGTTTCGGCGCCTCGGCAAACTGGTCGTCGCCGGAAGCCTCGACCGTCGTGCAACCCATCGGGTTGCGTGA